From one Streptomyces sp. SCSIO 30461 genomic stretch:
- a CDS encoding dicarboxylate/amino acid:cation symporter: MSANSATPTPARRRIPGISAIPFWAQIVTGLALGALLGWLARSQDIGWLHTTLGQIGDTFVQLLKLAVAPLVFFAILVSITNLRKVNNAARLAGRTLLWFMITSLIAVAIGLAIGLLTDPGAGTGLTPKDGAKPEQAGSWIDFLTGIVPTDVVTPFTELNVLQIVFMAAVAGIAALKLGDRAKPVLALSEAVLELLQKALWWVIRLAPLGTVGLIGYAIADYGWGLIGKYATFTADVYIGCALVLFGVYPLLLATVAKLNPLQFYKGAWPAIQLAFVSRSSVGTMPVTQKSTERLGVPKEYTSFAVPFGATTKMDGCAAIYPALAAIFIAQIFDVQLGVQDYLLIAFVSVVGSAATAGLTGATVMLTLTLSTLGLPLEGVGLLLAIDPVLDMIRTATNVAGQALVPVIVAAREKILDLDAYNSASASPVDEPEPRTTTESPSTVPATA; encoded by the coding sequence GTGTCCGCGAACTCCGCGACGCCCACCCCTGCCCGCCGCCGGATACCCGGCATCTCAGCGATCCCGTTCTGGGCCCAGATCGTCACCGGTCTCGCCCTCGGTGCCCTGCTCGGCTGGCTGGCCCGCAGCCAGGACATCGGCTGGCTGCACACGACCCTCGGCCAGATCGGCGACACCTTCGTCCAACTGCTGAAGCTGGCCGTCGCCCCGCTCGTCTTCTTCGCGATCCTGGTCTCGATCACCAACCTGCGCAAGGTCAACAACGCCGCCCGGCTGGCCGGGCGCACCCTGCTCTGGTTCATGATCACCTCGCTGATCGCCGTCGCGATCGGCCTCGCGATCGGCCTGCTCACCGACCCCGGCGCAGGCACCGGCCTCACCCCCAAGGACGGCGCCAAGCCCGAGCAGGCAGGCTCCTGGATCGACTTCCTCACCGGCATCGTCCCGACCGACGTCGTGACTCCCTTCACCGAGCTGAACGTCCTCCAGATCGTCTTCATGGCCGCCGTCGCCGGTATCGCCGCACTGAAGCTCGGCGACCGCGCCAAGCCCGTGCTCGCCCTGAGCGAAGCCGTCCTGGAACTGCTCCAGAAGGCCCTGTGGTGGGTCATCCGCCTCGCCCCGCTCGGCACCGTCGGCCTCATCGGCTACGCCATCGCCGACTACGGCTGGGGCCTCATCGGCAAGTACGCCACCTTCACCGCCGACGTCTACATCGGGTGCGCCCTGGTGCTGTTCGGCGTCTACCCGCTGCTCCTGGCGACGGTCGCCAAGCTCAACCCGCTCCAGTTCTACAAGGGCGCCTGGCCCGCCATCCAGCTCGCCTTCGTCTCCCGCTCCTCGGTCGGCACGATGCCGGTCACCCAGAAGTCCACGGAGCGTCTCGGCGTCCCGAAGGAGTACACCTCCTTCGCCGTCCCCTTCGGCGCGACCACCAAGATGGACGGCTGCGCCGCGATCTACCCGGCCCTGGCCGCGATCTTCATCGCCCAGATCTTCGACGTCCAACTCGGCGTCCAGGACTACCTGCTGATCGCCTTCGTCTCGGTCGTCGGCTCCGCCGCCACCGCGGGCCTCACCGGCGCCACGGTCATGCTGACCCTGACCCTCTCCACCCTGGGCCTGCCGCTTGAGGGCGTCGGCCTGCTGCTGGCCATCGACCCGGTCCTCGACATGATCCGCACGGCCACCAACGTCGCCGGCCAGGCCCTGGTCCCGGTCATCGTCGCGGCCCGGGAGAAGATCCTCGACCTGGACGCCTACAACTCCGCGTCCGCCTCCCCGGTGGACGAGCCCGAGCCTCGCACCACCACCGAGTCCCCGAGCACGGTCCCGGCCACGGCGTAA
- a CDS encoding DUF4229 domain-containing protein: MRLGIFAGCFLALWGLVYLRVLPRGLGDSNLLWVLVLAVVISAPLSFVLLRKQRDAMSAQIAVKVDRAKSRLDSNRSQEDGAA; encoded by the coding sequence ATGCGCCTGGGCATCTTCGCCGGCTGCTTCCTCGCCCTGTGGGGCCTGGTGTACCTGCGGGTGCTGCCGCGCGGACTCGGCGACTCCAACCTGCTGTGGGTCCTCGTGCTCGCTGTGGTGATCTCGGCGCCGCTGAGCTTCGTGCTGCTGCGCAAGCAGCGGGACGCGATGTCGGCGCAGATCGCCGTGAAGGTGGACCGCGCGAAGTCCCGCCTGGACTCCAACCGCTCCCAGGAGGACGGCGCCGCGTAA
- a CDS encoding GNAT family N-acetyltransferase gives MTLSFRFDPPVDPALRDGLLGLWTDVSNAGGAVGFVPPVTVEDIRPEWLTHLTALAEGRRRLLVGYDEEGRPAAAVFLGHNSHRLMRHWIWLYTVMVHPRHQGKGYGRDLLAAAEQSARTLEGVEAIRLTCRGGTGLENFYASCGYKEVGRVPGAIRVAEGDDRDDITMLFPLN, from the coding sequence ATGACGTTGTCCTTCCGGTTCGACCCGCCTGTGGACCCCGCCCTGCGGGACGGCCTCCTCGGGCTCTGGACCGACGTGTCCAACGCGGGCGGCGCGGTCGGCTTCGTACCGCCGGTGACGGTGGAGGACATCAGACCGGAGTGGCTCACACACCTGACGGCCCTGGCAGAGGGTCGGCGGCGACTCCTGGTCGGCTACGACGAGGAAGGCCGACCGGCCGCCGCCGTGTTCCTCGGCCACAACTCGCACCGCCTGATGCGGCACTGGATCTGGCTCTACACCGTGATGGTCCACCCGCGCCACCAGGGCAAGGGCTACGGCCGCGACCTCCTCGCGGCTGCGGAGCAGTCAGCCCGTACCCTCGAAGGCGTCGAGGCGATACGCCTCACCTGCCGCGGCGGGACGGGACTGGAGAACTTCTACGCCTCCTGCGGCTACAAGGAGGTCGGACGGGTGCCGGGCGCGATACGGGTCGCCGAAGGCGACGACCGCGACGACATCACGATGCTGTTCCCCCTGAACTGA